One genomic segment of uncultured Desulfobacter sp. includes these proteins:
- a CDS encoding carboxyl transferase domain-containing protein — translation MGVTSDKIQELRLKEKKIKAMGGEKALAKRREKGVLNARQRLNLLFDAGTFRELDMFVTHRCTNFGMETKEIPADGVITGHGKVDGRLVFAYAQDFTASAGSLGEMQAKKICKVMDLGIKAGAPVIGMNDSGGARIQEGIDALSGYGEIFFRNSAASGVIPQISAIMGPTAGGAVYSPAMTDFIFMVKESSYMFITGPNVIKAVTGEEITFEALGGAMTHNEKSGVAQFACESDEDCIEQIKQLLSFLPSNNMEDPPIKPTDDFPQRMAPALDTIIPDKSNQAYDVKQVIAAIVDDGYFFEPHQYFAKNIVICFARLNGRPIGIIANQPMVMAGCLDIDASDKATRFIRFCDAFNIPMLTIADVPGYLPGSNQEWGGVIRHGAKLLWCYAEATVPKLLLITRKDYGGSYIAMCSKHLGADMAFAWPMAEVAVMGAEGAANVIHAREIKNAEDPAAMRKQKIDEYNTQFSNPYCAAARGYVDAVIVPSETRPRLIDALEAVVTKREFRPAKKHGNIPV, via the coding sequence ATGGGAGTCACTTCCGACAAGATTCAGGAATTAAGGCTAAAAGAGAAAAAGATTAAGGCCATGGGCGGTGAAAAAGCTTTGGCTAAACGGCGTGAAAAGGGCGTTCTTAACGCCAGACAGCGCCTTAACCTGCTGTTTGACGCCGGTACTTTCAGGGAACTGGACATGTTCGTGACCCACCGGTGTACCAATTTTGGCATGGAAACCAAGGAAATTCCCGCAGACGGCGTAATAACCGGCCACGGAAAGGTGGATGGCCGTCTGGTCTTTGCCTATGCCCAGGATTTTACGGCTTCGGCCGGATCCTTGGGAGAAATGCAGGCCAAAAAAATATGTAAAGTCATGGACTTAGGGATTAAAGCCGGCGCCCCTGTTATCGGCATGAACGATTCCGGCGGTGCCCGGATACAGGAGGGCATTGACGCTTTGTCGGGTTACGGCGAAATTTTTTTTCGTAATTCCGCGGCTTCGGGTGTGATCCCGCAGATTTCGGCTATCATGGGCCCCACGGCAGGCGGGGCGGTGTATTCTCCGGCCATGACCGATTTTATATTCATGGTCAAGGAGTCCTCGTATATGTTCATCACCGGCCCCAACGTCATCAAGGCGGTTACCGGCGAGGAAATTACCTTTGAGGCGCTTGGCGGTGCCATGACCCATAACGAAAAGTCCGGGGTGGCTCAGTTTGCCTGTGAGTCCGATGAGGACTGTATTGAACAGATCAAGCAGCTTTTATCCTTCCTGCCGTCCAACAATATGGAAGATCCCCCGATCAAACCCACGGACGATTTTCCGCAACGTATGGCTCCGGCCCTGGACACTATTATTCCGGATAAATCCAACCAGGCCTATGATGTCAAACAGGTCATTGCCGCCATCGTGGACGACGGCTACTTTTTCGAACCCCACCAGTATTTTGCCAAAAATATTGTGATCTGTTTTGCCCGGCTCAATGGTCGTCCCATCGGCATTATTGCCAATCAGCCAATGGTTATGGCCGGCTGCCTGGATATCGATGCATCCGACAAGGCCACCCGGTTTATCCGGTTCTGTGATGCCTTTAACATTCCCATGCTCACCATTGCCGATGTGCCCGGTTATCTGCCTGGTTCCAACCAGGAGTGGGGCGGGGTCATCCGGCACGGGGCAAAACTGTTATGGTGTTACGCCGAGGCCACGGTGCCCAAGCTTTTGCTGATCACAAGAAAGGATTACGGTGGATCATATATTGCCATGTGCTCCAAGCATCTCGGGGCGGACATGGCCTTTGCCTGGCCCATGGCCGAGGTTGCAGTCATGGGGGCTGAGGGTGCGGCAAACGTGATCCATGCACGGGAGATTAAAAATGCCGAAGACCCGGCAGCCATGCGTAAGCAGAAAATAGACGAGTACAATACCCAGTTCTCCAATCCCTATTGTGCCGCAGCAAGGGGATATGTGGACGCAGTGATCGTGCCGAGTGAAACCCGGCCAAGGCTCATAGATGCCCTTGAGGCCGTAGTGACTAAACGGGAATTCCGGCCGGCCAAAAAACACGGAAATATTCCAGTGTAA
- a CDS encoding helix-turn-helix domain-containing protein has protein sequence MIYIMDKAAQITEHMKALGFSVYECKAYLALLTEYPLNGYVLSKASGIPRSRIYEVLKSLIDKQMVFEQDDGKSKTYTPMDPEIFIRKLRSRFQGIFQDLTEYASHLYREPKQDNRLLVIQGRENILSFLAVLIKGAQKRIAVSIWDEELRALTGEFDAALARGVMLRGIYFGSDNVYNDLVPHRRLQRYMAEKKERFLSVIVDRCHAVSGVMSRGADSKATWTRDEGFIEVSEDYIAHDLVVNLYSGSLDRAGYEKFEAFADNVHDRFFHYSEKERDVFRRLIE, from the coding sequence TTGATTTATATTATGGACAAGGCCGCACAGATCACGGAACATATGAAAGCATTAGGATTTTCGGTCTATGAATGCAAAGCATATCTGGCGCTTCTGACGGAGTATCCCTTGAACGGATATGTATTAAGCAAGGCCTCGGGTATTCCCCGATCCCGGATTTATGAGGTACTTAAAAGCCTGATCGACAAGCAGATGGTCTTTGAACAAGACGACGGAAAGTCAAAAACATATACCCCCATGGATCCGGAAATTTTTATCAGAAAGCTTCGATCCCGGTTCCAGGGGATTTTTCAAGATTTGACTGAGTACGCAAGTCATCTGTACCGGGAACCTAAACAGGATAACCGGCTATTGGTGATCCAGGGGCGGGAAAATATTTTGTCCTTTCTGGCAGTCCTGATCAAAGGGGCGCAAAAGCGCATTGCCGTGTCCATCTGGGATGAAGAACTTAGGGCATTAACCGGGGAGTTTGATGCCGCCCTTGCCCGGGGCGTGATGCTCCGCGGCATTTATTTCGGCTCAGATAATGTTTATAACGACCTTGTCCCCCACCGCAGGCTTCAGCGTTACATGGCTGAGAAAAAAGAGCGCTTTTTATCCGTGATCGTGGATCGCTGCCATGCGGTGTCCGGTGTTATGTCCCGGGGGGCGGATTCAAAGGCCACCTGGACCCGGGATGAAGGATTTATTGAGGTCAGTGAAGATTATATTGCCCATGACCTGGTGGTCAATCTTTATTCAGGTTCCCTGGACAGGGCAGGGTATGAGAAATTTGAAGCCTTTGCCGATAATGTCCATGACCGATTCTTCCACTATTCAGAAAAAGAGCGGGATGTTTTTCGCAGGCTTATTGAATAA
- a CDS encoding AzlD domain-containing protein, with translation MDRSLIPLIFGMAAVTYGPRLVPFLFFRNARIPARLDAFLKCIPVAAIGALIIPGVFTATPDLPWAGVAGMGFTLVYGFFKGGIIVPVLGSVFVAWLVLSF, from the coding sequence ATGGATAGAAGTCTGATTCCTTTAATTTTCGGCATGGCCGCTGTTACTTACGGTCCGCGCCTGGTCCCGTTCCTTTTTTTCCGGAATGCCCGGATACCCGCCCGTCTGGATGCCTTTTTAAAGTGCATCCCTGTGGCCGCCATCGGTGCCCTGATTATCCCGGGAGTCTTCACTGCCACACCGGATTTGCCCTGGGCCGGTGTTGCCGGCATGGGGTTTACTCTGGTTTACGGCTTTTTCAAAGGGGGCATTATCGTTCCCGTGCTTGGGTCCGTGTTCGTGGCCTGGCTGGTGTTAAGTTTTTGA
- a CDS encoding DUF6125 family protein, protein MQDSTPFQAQDLTPDMQKKQLIDMFTRIVVHYGLWFNEVQHQMGMEKALTALDTATQSSIAILMKHLSRTLGFELDQGMPKALMSLDDATTEKLMAAVGKAWLANDGVWFQAVEFAHGMNDAKRCNDSCWARFSPYEAHRIKNILDLGKHPGLEGLKKALNFRMYAFINEQSIVEETADSFVFQMNECRVQRARMRKGLDDYPCKSGGLVEYARFAEGVDDRIETECIGCPPDPHPETWFCAWRFTLAQ, encoded by the coding sequence ATGCAAGATTCCACTCCGTTCCAAGCCCAGGACCTTACCCCTGATATGCAGAAAAAACAGCTGATCGACATGTTTACCCGTATTGTTGTCCATTACGGCCTCTGGTTCAATGAGGTTCAGCACCAGATGGGCATGGAAAAGGCGCTTACTGCGCTGGATACGGCCACACAATCTTCAATTGCCATTCTCATGAAACACCTGTCCCGTACCCTGGGTTTTGAACTGGACCAGGGCATGCCCAAGGCGTTGATGTCACTGGATGATGCCACAACCGAAAAATTGATGGCGGCGGTAGGCAAAGCCTGGCTGGCCAATGATGGGGTCTGGTTTCAGGCTGTGGAGTTCGCGCACGGTATGAACGATGCAAAACGGTGCAATGATTCCTGTTGGGCTCGATTTTCACCCTATGAAGCCCACCGCATAAAAAATATTTTGGACCTGGGTAAACATCCAGGGCTTGAGGGACTCAAAAAAGCATTGAATTTCAGGATGTACGCATTTATCAATGAGCAAAGCATTGTCGAAGAAACGGCGGACAGTTTTGTTTTTCAAATGAATGAATGCAGGGTTCAGCGGGCAAGGATGCGCAAGGGGCTGGATGATTATCCCTGCAAATCCGGCGGTCTTGTTGAATACGCCCGTTTTGCCGAAGGCGTTGATGACAGAATTGAAACCGAATGTATTGGGTGTCCACCAGATCCCCATCCTGAAACCTGGTTCTGTGCATGGCGATTTACCTTGGCACAGTGA
- a CDS encoding pyruvate carboxylase subunit B, translated as MTDHNEVKMVEMDYSGVRAKVENPLKIQDLSLRDGHQSLFATRGRTEDMIPVAEQMDEIGFWAVEVWGGASFHTMHRYLNEDPWQRLRTLKRYFKKTPISMLLRGQKLVGYRNYADDLAELFIKKTVENGLDIFRTFDALNDYRNFETVVPVIKSCGAHFQGCICYTLTEPRLGKGVYNLDYYVKKAKDLENMGADSICIKDVAGLMAPYDAFELVKALKAEVTPPIHLHSHFTSGMSPMTHLKAVEAGIDIIDTCMTPYAYRTSHAALEPFVMSLLGTNRDTGFDIKALTRINETLEKDVIPKYKHLLDDSKVSLIDIDVLLHQTPDFMRANLEKQLREMDALDKINDVYKELPRVRKELGQIPLVTPTSRIVGTQTVNNVLFDTKEERYKMITDQVKDLCYGLYGKTAVPIDAELQKKALKDYERGEEPITCRPAEVLTPELEKAREEIGDLAVDEEDLILCALFPVTGKKYLMQKYGKEQVPDTLKPITLEDVKKRDDMIKKAKAGKLIEPAADLPEKSEFARTFNVFVDGECFEVGVDEVGGSPVISYASLAAATPAPAAPSAPAVPRAAPAAPAPKATPPKPAAPATKPKPAAAAGSGTPILAPMPGMIVKYEKNVGDTVNAGDAVVVIEAMKMENILPATADGTITAINFKSGDSVAKDDVLATIE; from the coding sequence ATGACCGATCACAATGAAGTTAAAATGGTTGAGATGGATTATTCTGGAGTGCGGGCAAAGGTAGAAAATCCCCTGAAAATTCAGGATCTCTCCTTACGGGACGGCCATCAGTCATTGTTTGCCACCCGGGGGCGCACCGAAGATATGATCCCTGTGGCCGAACAGATGGATGAAATCGGATTCTGGGCTGTTGAGGTCTGGGGCGGTGCCTCCTTTCACACCATGCACCGGTATCTTAACGAAGATCCCTGGCAACGGCTTCGCACCCTTAAACGGTATTTCAAAAAAACCCCCATTTCCATGCTGCTGCGTGGCCAGAAACTTGTGGGGTACCGTAACTATGCCGATGATCTGGCCGAACTTTTTATTAAAAAGACCGTGGAAAACGGGCTGGATATTTTCAGAACTTTTGATGCGCTCAATGATTACAGAAATTTTGAAACCGTGGTACCTGTAATCAAATCGTGTGGTGCGCATTTCCAGGGCTGCATTTGTTATACCCTGACAGAGCCCCGCCTGGGCAAAGGGGTGTATAATCTGGACTATTATGTGAAAAAGGCCAAAGACCTTGAAAATATGGGTGCCGACTCCATCTGCATCAAGGATGTGGCGGGGTTGATGGCTCCCTATGACGCCTTTGAGCTTGTAAAAGCGCTTAAGGCGGAAGTCACGCCTCCGATCCACCTGCATTCCCATTTTACTTCGGGCATGTCCCCCATGACTCATCTCAAGGCTGTGGAGGCAGGAATTGACATCATTGATACCTGCATGACGCCCTATGCATACAGAACATCCCATGCAGCACTTGAACCTTTTGTGATGAGCCTCTTGGGCACAAATAGGGATACGGGATTTGATATCAAGGCCCTTACCCGGATCAATGAGACCCTGGAAAAAGATGTAATACCCAAGTATAAACACCTGCTGGATGACAGCAAGGTCTCCTTAATTGATATTGATGTACTCCTGCACCAGACACCGGATTTCATGCGTGCCAATCTGGAAAAACAGCTCCGGGAAATGGATGCTCTGGACAAAATTAATGATGTGTACAAAGAACTGCCCAGGGTTAGAAAAGAATTGGGACAGATTCCGCTTGTGACGCCTACCAGCCGGATTGTGGGTACCCAGACGGTCAACAATGTGCTTTTTGATACCAAGGAAGAGCGCTACAAAATGATTACGGATCAGGTCAAGGATCTGTGTTATGGCCTGTACGGAAAAACAGCTGTCCCCATTGATGCCGAGTTGCAGAAAAAAGCACTCAAGGATTATGAAAGGGGTGAAGAGCCGATTACCTGCCGTCCGGCTGAGGTTCTGACACCGGAACTTGAAAAAGCCAGGGAAGAGATCGGCGATCTGGCAGTGGATGAAGAGGATCTTATTCTTTGTGCCCTGTTCCCCGTAACCGGGAAAAAATACCTGATGCAAAAATACGGTAAGGAACAGGTGCCTGACACTCTCAAACCCATTACCCTGGAAGATGTTAAAAAACGGGATGATATGATTAAAAAGGCCAAAGCAGGTAAGCTTATCGAACCGGCTGCGGATCTTCCTGAAAAAAGCGAATTTGCCAGGACTTTTAATGTATTTGTGGACGGTGAATGTTTTGAGGTTGGTGTCGATGAAGTGGGTGGTTCTCCTGTGATTTCATATGCTTCGCTTGCTGCAGCTACGCCTGCACCTGCGGCACCATCTGCCCCTGCAGTTCCTCGTGCAGCTCCGGCAGCACCGGCGCCGAAAGCCACACCACCCAAACCGGCCGCACCTGCAACCAAACCCAAACCTGCTGCGGCTGCAGGTTCCGGCACCCCCATCTTGGCACCCATGCCCGGCATGATTGTCAAGTATGAGAAAAATGTAGGGGATACGGTAAATGCAGGCGATGCCGTTGTGGTGATTGAGGCCATGAAGATGGAAAATATCCTTCCGGCAACAGCCGATGGAACAATCACCGCCATCAATTTCAAATCAGGTGATTCCGTGGCCAAGGATGATGTGTTGGCAACCATAGAGTAA
- a CDS encoding AzlC family ABC transporter permease: MQHSDTRDALKAGIPIFIGYFPAAVAFGILARTTGTTCWEAMLFSIVVFAGASQFIALNLLATGMGPVGIILTTLLVNFRHFLMGAYLSTRICEKAVKYYLPMAFGVTDETFSVMSFTRKTLTRQFVMLLELTAYTGWVSGTLAGFVLGTFMPAVLTQSMGVALYALLLAILMPELKSSLRSLALALVSGLFNWFLVAVDVLPKGWSIIVCILVVASAGAIFNPGFIKEDNAHG, encoded by the coding sequence ATGCAACACTCAGACACCCGGGACGCCTTGAAAGCCGGTATCCCCATATTTATTGGATATTTCCCAGCCGCCGTGGCCTTTGGGATTTTGGCCAGAACCACAGGAACCACATGTTGGGAAGCCATGTTGTTTTCCATTGTGGTCTTTGCTGGTGCCAGCCAGTTTATTGCCTTGAACCTGCTGGCCACGGGCATGGGGCCGGTCGGCATTATTTTGACCACCCTGCTGGTGAATTTCCGGCACTTTCTAATGGGCGCCTATCTGTCCACCCGGATTTGTGAAAAAGCTGTAAAATATTATCTGCCCATGGCCTTCGGTGTGACTGATGAAACCTTTTCCGTGATGTCTTTCACCCGGAAAACCTTGACCCGGCAATTTGTTATGCTCCTGGAGCTCACCGCTTATACCGGTTGGGTGTCCGGCACCCTGGCGGGATTTGTGCTGGGAACATTTATGCCTGCCGTCCTCACCCAGAGCATGGGCGTGGCCCTGTATGCACTTCTTTTAGCTATTCTTATGCCGGAACTGAAAAGTTCTTTGCGTTCTCTTGCTCTGGCCCTTGTTTCGGGGCTCTTCAATTGGTTTCTGGTTGCGGTGGATGTTCTGCCAAAAGGGTGGAGTATTATCGTCTGCATCCTGGTGGTAGCGTCTGCAGGAGCCATTTTTAACCCTGGCTTTATAAAGGAAGATAATGCCCATGGATAG
- a CDS encoding DUF5320 domain-containing protein translates to MPGFNQRGPQGLGPMTGRGLGVCGNRNTAGAGYGAGYGGRGFGRGFGGGGRGGGRGMGRWFGPVDAPGVVDETTLQERARMLEEELNAVKAQLKTMPEDN, encoded by the coding sequence ATGCCGGGATTTAATCAGAGAGGACCACAAGGATTAGGACCCATGACCGGAAGAGGCCTGGGTGTTTGCGGAAACCGTAACACGGCCGGGGCCGGATATGGAGCAGGTTATGGCGGCCGGGGATTTGGCCGGGGATTTGGCGGTGGCGGTCGCGGTGGCGGTCGCGGTATGGGCCGCTGGTTTGGCCCCGTTGATGCGCCTGGGGTAGTTGATGAAACCACGCTCCAGGAGAGAGCCAGGATGCTTGAAGAGGAGCTTAATGCCGTTAAGGCCCAGCTAAAGACCATGCCTGAAGACAATTAA